The sequence GCCTTCTCGCGGGCCCGGCGCTGGCGGTCGGCGGCCTTCTCGCGGTCCTTCTCCACGGCCGACTTGGTCGGGTTGTAGACCAAGAAGTCGTGCATGACGTAGTCGCCCTCGGCGGGCTGCGGGCACCGGGGGCAGGCGTGGCCGGCCGCGTGCCAGAGACCGGCGGCGACCAGCTTCCGGGCCTGGGGCGCGGTGCCGTAGAGCTGGGCGACGACACCGGGAACGGTGCCTTCGGTGAGGTGCTGCGCGGCGTACGCCCCCGCGCGCATCCACAAGCCGACAGCGGGGTTACCGGCCTTCAGCAGCTTCGGGTGTGCGTGGGCGGTGTCGTCCACTTTGAACCATGGCACTGGGGTTGTGCTCCTTGCTCGGGGGTGGGCGCCGGGGGCGAGGGGCGCGGCGGCTCGTCCTCGCCCCCGGGCCGTCAGGGGGTGGTGAGGGGGCGTCCGCAGGCGCAGGCGAGGCGGCCCTCGCGGTTGCGGGCGGGATGCTTCCAGCGGTGGAACTCGCAGGGGGCGAACAGGGCCTCGCCTGGCGGGTGCTGGACGATCGCGGCGCGGGAGGCATACGGGCCGCCCATGGCCCGGATGGGGTGCACGTCACGGCAGGCAAGGCACTCGGCGGCCGTACCGCCCGGCAGGGGCTCGTACAGGTCCGTCCGGGAGCCGGGGCACCACCGGGGCGGCGCGAGGGTGCGCGGCCCGAACAGCAGCCGTCGGCCGGCCGGACCGTCCGACTCCTGCCCGGCACCAACGGCCCGCCCGTCGCACGTGGCGCACACCGGCAGATCGTCGAGCACGGCCTCGGCGGTGAGCAGCGGGCGGGCCTGGCTGCTCCCTCCGGCCTGCTGCCCACACCACACGGTGTAGATGGTGCGGCCGTCGGCCATGAGCACGCCGGAACGGGGGCGGTGCCAGCGGGACATGCCGCCCGTCCGCACGAACCGCGGGCCCTCCGTGAGGGCCTGGTCGTTGATGTGGGCGGCAAGGCCGTATGAGACCGGCGGCAGCAAAGTCACGGTCACGCGGTCGACCTCCTCGGCTGGTAGTACGGGCGGGTGTTGCCGGGCTGGTGGTCGTCGCACCGGGGGCCGCACGGGTACGGGCGGGTCGGGAGCGCCCGGCACGGCGGGTTGCCGTCCTCGCACGGGCGCGGCGGGCGCTCGACCTCGACGGCGAGCTGTCCGGGCACCGTGGCGGGCGGCGGGGTGTCGAGGTGGCGGCGGGCCCGGTCGAGGCGGGCGGCGGCCGTCACGCGGCGGCCTGCCGAGCCTGCTTGGCCTCCTGGTGGCAGGTGGCGCAGTACCCGGCCCCGTTCGGAAGGTATTTGCGGTGGGTGGCGACGGGGTGGCCCTGGCGGCACTCGGTGATGCGTGTCCGGCGGCCGAGCATGACGCCGAGGTCGGCGCGCTCGCGCACCCGGTCCTGCTCGTCCTCCAGGTGTTCCGGGGCGACGCAGTCCGACTGCCCACACCCGGGGCGGACGTACCCGACGGGGTCGCGGCCGGCGTGCATGCGGTAGGCGATCGGCCGGGCGGTGATGGTGCGGCCCGCGTGCGTCATGACGGGGGTGGTGCCGCTCGCGAGTCGGCCGGTCCACTTCATGTGGCCGCGCTCGTCGGCCGGGGTGACGAACGTCCGCCATTTCTCCTCGACGGTGAGCGTCGACCGGTTCGGCGGCACGGGGCGCGGGGCGGGCGGGATGCGGAGGTCGCGGCGGAAGCGTGCGACGGTGTTGCGGTCGATGCCGCACGTGGCGGCAACGGCGCGGTCGGTTGCGCCGCTCTCCAGTTTCTCGATGATCTGGGCGCGCTCGGCGTCCGTGATGATGCGCATGGGGTGGTCCTTCCGGGCCCGCCCGGTTGGGTCGGGCGGGCCCTGCGGGGTGGCTATGCGGCGGCCGGCTGATCGTCGGCCGGGGCGGCGGGGAGAGCGGGCGGTGTGTCCGTGCTGATCAGTCCGGCGTTGATCGCCTGCGCGGCGAGTTCCCGGCCGTCGAGCGGCTGCGACTTGGTCGAGCGGGTGAACAGCCATCGGAAGTAGGCGCGGCGCGTGGGCCGGATCGCGACGCCCGGCACGGTGTGCACGACGCCCGATTCCGGGTCGGCGTACTCCGGGCCGTTGGCGGCGCTCACGGAGGCCAACACGCGGTCCACGAACGCGTCATCGACCACAGTCACGGTGCTGGCCGGAACGATCTTGAAGTTCCAGAACTCCGGGTACGTGTCCCGAACCCACGCGGTGAACGCCTCGCGGTCTGTAACCTGCGCCTCGGCCTCGCCACCGACGCGGGTCACGGTCGCGAACTTCGTCTCGCCGTCCGGGAGCGTCACCTCGGACTTGGTGCTCTTGGTGGCCTTGTACTGCTGCGCGAGCAGCGCGGACGCGTCGGCGTCGACCTCGGCGAACATGGCTTTGGCGCGGTCGAGCTGGGCAGCCATGGCCTGCCGGTGCCGGAGCACGGCGGCGAGATACGCCGGGTCAGGGGCCTGCGGCTTCGGCTCGACGGCGGTCACTGAGCACCCCCGGCGGCCTCGATCTTCGCGCGGAACGTGTTGAGCTGCTGGGCGGTCGCCTGCTCAAGGGGGATGCCGTAGACGGTCTGGAAGTCGGCGTCCAGGGTCGGGAGGTTGGCGCGAGACGCGGCGAGCCGGAGCGCGTTCTCGGCCTCGGCAGCCTCGGCAGCCTCGTCGGCCGGGTCCTTCGCCCGTTCCATGCGCGGGGGCTGCTCGGCGGAGGGCTCGGCCCCCATGGCACCCTCGGCCGCGACGGCATCGGACACGGAGTAGGGGGCGGGGCCGCTCGGCTGCTCGTTTCGCCCGGGGACCTTGGCCCCCGGCTTCGTTGCGCCGATCGTTGCGATACGGGCGAGGTGCGCGGACTCGGCCCCGGCCTCCGTGAGGCGCTGGTGCAGCTCCCGCACAGCCTCGACGTTCTGCGCCTCGTGCGCTGTCCGGATGTCGGCGAGAGCGGCGAGGTACGGGGCCGGTGCGCCGTTCTCACGGGCGGCGGCCTCGATCGCGTCTAGCTCGGCCGCGTCCGCGGTCGCGACGGCCTCGGCAAGGTAGTCGCGGGCTGGTGCCGGGGGCTGGTTCGGCGTCGACTGCACCACGGTCGCGGTCTGCTGCACCGGGTCGGTGTCGCGCTCGACGACGACCACGGGGTTACCGTCCTGGTCGACGACCTCGCCCAACTCCTCGGGCGTGTAGATCGCCCCGTGAAGCACCTCGGGGCACGCGGAGCGCACAGCCTCGGCGATGGCGCGGGACCGCAGCATCGCCCGCGGGTACTTCTCCCACGGCTGCGGCTGGTTCTTCTGGTCCCGCGAGTACGGGCGGCCGTCCCGCAGCGTGCACAGACCGGCGGTTACCGCGTCGTCAAGGGTCCACTCGATCACGGTCTCGTCGTCGGGGTCGTCGTGCCGCTGGATGGACACGACGCACTGTGTGCGCTCGCTCTTGATGCGGACGCGGTGGCCGGCCGTCCTGGTGCGGCCCAACATCAGGTCAGCGGACTGGCACGGCTTGCCCTTGATGACGTGGATGGTCGTGATGGTGGTGACGACGTCGAGGCCGAGGGCGCGGCCGTACTCCAGTGCCCACAGAACGGATGCGGGGTTCTTGCGGTAGACGTCGGGCAGCAACGGCGTCTTGGCCAGGGACTCGCAGAACTGCCACGCCTCGTACGGGCTCATGTGCGAGAGGGACAGCGCGCCGCCGCGAGCGGGCGCGACGGCGGCCGGGGTGTGTGCGGTGGGGAGTGCGGTGACGGTCATGCGCGGCGTGCCTTTCGGGGGTGCAGTCGGATGAATCCGGCGATCTTGGTGAGTCGGGTGCCGAGGGTGATCGCGTCGTCCGGGGTGAGCAGCGGGTCCCGCTGCACCTCGTCGGGCAGCTCGCCGAGCAGCGCCTCGCGGGTGCCGTCGGCCTCGGCCGCGCGCATCGACCGCTCGTGCTCCGGCATGTCGAGGGAGCACTCGGCGAAGTCCAGGGCGAGCACGCGCACGGCGTGCCCGGCGAGCAGCCGGCCGACCGCTTCGGGGTCCTCGGTGTAGGCGACGGCGAGGGCATCGACCAACGGCACGAACAGCTGCTCGCCGACGGGCAGACAGACGCGGTCACCGGCGGCGGTGATGCCGGGGCGGATCACAGGGCGGCCGGGGCGGTGTCGGTGCCGAGCGCGGCCGGGGCGGCGGGGGTGGCGTCGACCATGCACCCGGACTGCACGTAGTAGTCGTGGGCGGTGTCCCGGGCGGCGGGGAACGCGTGGCGGAGCAGACGACCGGCGGCACGGTGCGCGTCGTCGTCGCCGATCGGCTGCGCGAGGTCGTTCAGCAGCATCACGTGCATGCCGTGCGCCCCAGCGGTCGTCACGGGCACCATGCAGACGACGGCGACGCCGGGGGCGATCTGGTCGAGCTGGCGGCGGATGACACCGGCGCGGGTGATGTGGCGGCGGCCGGCCTGCCCGCCACGGATGGCCTGGGCGGCGCGGAGCGGGCGGCGGGTACTGTGCTGGGTGTTCACGAGTCGTGTCTCCTCACGGGTCGTGGTCGGGCCGTCCCGGGCGCAATCCGGGGCGGCCCGAAGTCGTTTTCAGGCGGCGCGGGGGGCGGGTTCCTGCTGCCGATGGCGGCGGGCATACCTGGCTTCTGCAAGCTGGAGCCTGGCCACGGCGTCGGGGGCGAGGCGGCCCTCGGCGCGGTCGCGGGCGATCCGGTCTAGGGCGCGGTCGAGAACGGCGCGGGCGTTGCGGATGGCCTGGTCACGGGGGATGGCGGTGCTGGTCATGCGGCAGCCGGGGCGATCAGCTGGCGGGCGGGTACTCCGTACTCGCGTTCGCAGGCGGCGGCGGTGACGGCGGACGGCGCGGTGCGCCCGGTCCACAGTCGCCACGCGGTAGCGCGGCTGATGCCGAGCCGCTGGCCCATCTCGCGATAGTGCTGGTCACCGCGTGCCTGGGCGGCGGCGAGCAGTGCGGTGCGGTCGTACGACATGGCGGTGCGTTCCTCTCGGTTGCGAAACGTATGTTTCACGAGAGAAACGTAGCACGTGTGAGTGGTGGGACGTGAGA is a genomic window of Streptomyces sp. YPW6 containing:
- a CDS encoding recombinase RecT, which produces MTVTALPTAHTPAAVAPARGGALSLSHMSPYEAWQFCESLAKTPLLPDVYRKNPASVLWALEYGRALGLDVVTTITTIHVIKGKPCQSADLMLGRTRTAGHRVRIKSERTQCVVSIQRHDDPDDETVIEWTLDDAVTAGLCTLRDGRPYSRDQKNQPQPWEKYPRAMLRSRAIAEAVRSACPEVLHGAIYTPEELGEVVDQDGNPVVVVERDTDPVQQTATVVQSTPNQPPAPARDYLAEAVATADAAELDAIEAAARENGAPAPYLAALADIRTAHEAQNVEAVRELHQRLTEAGAESAHLARIATIGATKPGAKVPGRNEQPSGPAPYSVSDAVAAEGAMGAEPSAEQPPRMERAKDPADEAAEAAEAENALRLAASRANLPTLDADFQTVYGIPLEQATAQQLNTFRAKIEAAGGAQ
- a CDS encoding XRE family transcriptional regulator → MKHTFRNREERTAMSYDRTALLAAAQARGDQHYREMGQRLGISRATAWRLWTGRTAPSAVTAAACEREYGVPARQLIAPAAA
- a CDS encoding helix-turn-helix domain-containing protein; translation: MRIITDAERAQIIEKLESGATDRAVAATCGIDRNTVARFRRDLRIPPAPRPVPPNRSTLTVEEKWRTFVTPADERGHMKWTGRLASGTTPVMTHAGRTITARPIAYRMHAGRDPVGYVRPGCGQSDCVAPEHLEDEQDRVRERADLGVMLGRRTRITECRQGHPVATHRKYLPNGAGYCATCHQEAKQARQAAA
- a CDS encoding aromatic ring-opening dioxygenase LigA — translated: MTAAARLDRARRHLDTPPPATVPGQLAVEVERPPRPCEDGNPPCRALPTRPYPCGPRCDDHQPGNTRPYYQPRRSTA